The DNA segment aaatacagaccatttaccagGCCATTTTGCTGTTGCAGACTATAAACAGTTCATGGCAAGCATGTGAACAGTCAGATATATCTAAGCTGTCAGAAAAAATCATCCATACGAGTCACAGATTGATTATTCACTTAAATTATGCATGAGGGATGGatgtttttgacagatttctaaggtatttgtgttttcttgtttttatgacaggtgGTCTATaagatttgtttaaaaaaaatgtgtgtggaGATGAAAAACCAACACCtaaatgaaatacattttaagtTAGCATACATCTTGTTGTCTGATATCTGTCTCTGAAAAAACATTTATCTAAGTTAAACAGCAGTTCTGACTCACTGTGGTCATTTGACCTATATTTTTGCCCatatgtgtttatatatttatccaAACCTCAAGCTGTAAGATCTTCGTGTAGTTTAACTTTTGACTTCAAACATAACTGACCTTTAACAGCATTTTGCCTCTTTAAATACAACACTCAAATGCTGCCTTAAGAGTTGCGTGCTTTTGAATAAAAGCCtttcaataaaaaataatagcTGATGGAGTCAAAACAGCAATTTGTGCCAGCAATCCATTCAGACCAGAGTAAATACTTGTGCACAGTAGTCCCTTTGCATATCCAGTCTTCCTGTGGCTTGTCAAAGAGGTCAGCAACGAAGACGATATGGATCGGCGTGTAACAGACGATAAACACAATCATGTTGGCTGTGACTATGCCAacaatgtttttcttctcctctgaCTTGTCGGCCTCCTTTAAAAACATACGGATGATCTGAGTGGAGCAGAACACGACGATCAGGAGTGGGATGAGAAAACCTATAAATATCACTGATGTGATACTCCATGTACGATGTGGAATACTTTTACATCGTTCAAAACATGTCCAGAGTTTTTCAGGATAGTTGTCCTTGCGGACCATAATGCATGCTGTTATCACAAAAACCCAAATGACCAAACACACTGCAAAAGCTGTCTGTTTCTTCCGTCTCCACGATCTGGCACGCAGTGGGAATCTTATACTCAGGTAGCGTTGGACACTGATGGCTGCTGTTGTGAAGATGCTGGCATACATGTTGATATAATGTACGTACATGAGAAAGGTACAAAAGTAAGTTATAGGCAGGCAGGAGAAGGCATCGTAAATCCTGAAGCTCAGGAAAAGGATGAGGGAAAAATCTGCAATGTTCAGGTTCAACATATAGATGTGGGTGTCTGTCCATGAGCGCCGTATGGCAATGAAGGCATACAGAGCAGCAGCATTTATCAGGAAACCCAGAAGAAACAAAGCTGCATAACCCAGACCCTGAAGATAATCCACTTTGCAATTCGTGGAACAGTTGGTGGTAATGTTGCAAACGGTCACACTGGCAGACATATTGTTCAGTATCTGTGGCCCTGCGTTAGAATCAAACAGAGCAAAATGTTAATTACTTGTCTAGATAAGTGAGCAAATCAGTCATAATAATGCACATGTTACTCATTAAAGCGTGTGTACTGTATATATTTTCAACTCTTCAGGGAATATTTTCATGACATACGTACATTAAAGTGTACAGTGCTTCCTTGGGGTAACTGTTACCTCTGTGCTAAGCCAAACTAAAAGGGTGCCTATCAAAGTTAGTCTTTTTAGCACAAAATGTCCTCACATGTTACTGTATCT comes from the Oreochromis aureus strain Israel breed Guangdong linkage group 18, ZZ_aureus, whole genome shotgun sequence genome and includes:
- the gpr35b gene encoding G-protein coupled receptor 35 isoform X2; the protein is MKQANSSFELRVFVTDTETCWCSSTLNHFSKLYEEEYISAGPQILNNMSASVTVCNITTNCSTNCKVDYLQGLGYAALFLLGFLINAAALYAFIAIRRSWTDTHIYMLNLNIADFSLILFLSFRIYDAFSCLPITYFCTFLMYVHYINMYASIFTTAAISVQRYLSIRFPLRARSWRRKKQTAFAVCLVIWVFVITACIMVRKDNYPEKLWTCFERCKSIPHRTWSITSVIFIGFLIPLLIVVFCSTQIIRMFLKEADKSEEKKNIVGIVTANMIVFIVCYTPIHIVFVADLFDKPQEDWICKGTTVHKYLLWSEWIAGTNCCFDSISYYFLLKGFYSKARNS
- the gpr35b gene encoding G-protein coupled receptor 35 isoform X1, whose product is MKHANSSIELRAFVTDTETCWCSSTLNHFSKLYEEEYISAGPQILNNMSASVTVCNITTNCSTNCKVDYLQGLGYAALFLLGFLINAAALYAFIAIRRSWTDTHIYMLNLNIADFSLILFLSFRIYDAFSCLPITYFCTFLMYVHYINMYASIFTTAAISVQRYLSIRFPLRARSWRRKKQTAFAVCLVIWVFVITACIMVRKDNYPEKLWTCFERCKSIPHRTWSITSVIFIGFLIPLLIVVFCSTQIIRMFLKEADKSEEKKNIVGIVTANMIVFIVCYTPIHIVFVADLFDKPQEDWICKGTTVHKYLLWSEWIAGTNCCFDSISYYFLLKGFYSKARNS